The genomic DNA GTATTCCTTCTCGGTGAGCGCGAGATGGCCGAGGAGTTTGGTCGCCTTCTCGACGCCGAGGACGAGCACGCCCGTCGCCATGGGGTCGAGGGTGCCGGCGTGTCCGACGCGGCGGGTCCTGGCGATCCCGCGCATCTTGGCGACCACGTCGTGCGAAGTGAAGCCCGACGGCTTGTCCACGATGACAAGCCCGTCGGGCGTCCTGTGCTTCTCGGTCATTCCGCGGCGTCGCCGTCCGTCTTGGCAGCGGTGTCCGACTCGTCGTCGGACTCCGGCTTGCGGTACGGGTCCGCGTCGCCCGCGAACTGGGCACCCGCCGAGACCTCACGCACCTTCGCGTCCGAGGCCCGCGCCTTGTCGAGCAGGTCCTCGATGGTCTTGGCGGTGTCCGGCAGGGCGTCCGCCACGAAGGTGAGGGTCGGGGTGAACTTCACGCCCGCCGCCGCACCCACCGCGGAGCGGAGCACGCCCTTGGCGCTCTCCAGGCCGGCGGCCGCGGCCGCCCGCTCCTCGTCGTCCCCGTACACCGTGTAGAAGACGGTCGCCTCCCGCAGATCACCCGTCACCCGGGTGTCCGTGATGGTGACCTGCGAGCCGAGCCGCGGGTCCTTGATCCCGCGCTGCAGCTTCTGGGCCACCACCTCTCGGATGAGGTCCGCCAGCCTCTTCGCCCGCGCGTTGTCGGCCACTGGTCCGTCTCCTTCTTAGCCTTGCTTGTTCTGGTCAATCTTCGTCGTTGTGGAGCCTGCGGCGCACCGAGAGCAGTTCCACCTCCGGTCGCCCCGCCACGAGCCGTTCGCACCGGTCGAGCACGTCGGTGAGGTGCCCTGTGTCTCCGGAGACCACCGCCAGGCCTATCTCGGCCCTGCGGTGAAGGTCCTGATGACCCGTTTCCGCCACGCTCACGGCGTACTTCCGCTGAAGTTCCGCGACGATCGGCCGGACGAGGGAGCGTTTCTCCTTGAGCGAGCGAACGTCGCCGAGGAGCAGATCGAAGGACAGTGTCCCCACATACATGTGTATCCGGATATCCCGCCGGTACGGGGTCGATGGCCCCGCCAACGACTTGGCGGGGACATCAGAACCGTACAACGAACGGCCGGGGCCGATCGACGGAATACTCTCCGCCGACCGGCCCCGGACCGGACCGATACTTCGGAACCGAACTCTTACGAGCGCGGCTTCTCGCGCATCTCGTAGGTCGCGATGACGTCGTCGACCTTGATGTCGTTGAAGTTTCCGAGGTTGATACCGCCCTCGAAGCCTTCGCGGATCTCGGTGACGTCGTCCTTGAAGCGACGCAGCCCGGAGATGTTGAGGCTCTCCGCGATGACCTTGCCGTCGCGGATGAGGCGCGCCTTGGTGTTGCGCTTGACCTCGCCCGAGCGGACCAGGACACCGGCGATGTTGCCCAGCTTGGACGACTTGAAGACCTCGCGGATCTCCGCCGTGCCGAGCTCGACCTCCTCGTACTCCGGCTTGAGCATGCCCTTGAGGGCCGCCTCGATCTCCTCGATGGCCTGGTAGATCACCGAGTAGTACCGGACGTCGACGCCCTCGCGCTCCGCCATCTGAGCCGCGCGGCCCGCAGCGCGGACGTTGAAGCCGATGACGATGGCGTCGGAGCCGGTCGCCAGGTTGATGTCGGACTCGGTGACC from Streptomyces avermitilis MA-4680 = NBRC 14893 includes the following:
- the rbfA gene encoding 30S ribosome-binding factor RbfA; its protein translation is MADNARAKRLADLIREVVAQKLQRGIKDPRLGSQVTITDTRVTGDLREATVFYTVYGDDEERAAAAAGLESAKGVLRSAVGAAAGVKFTPTLTFVADALPDTAKTIEDLLDKARASDAKVREVSAGAQFAGDADPYRKPESDDESDTAAKTDGDAAE
- a CDS encoding DUF503 domain-containing protein, translated to MYVGTLSFDLLLGDVRSLKEKRSLVRPIVAELQRKYAVSVAETGHQDLHRRAEIGLAVVSGDTGHLTDVLDRCERLVAGRPEVELLSVRRRLHNDED